A region of Mesorhizobium sp. AR02 DNA encodes the following proteins:
- a CDS encoding beta-ketoacyl-ACP synthase III: MHRVIISGIGAEIPESVITNEELVESFNSWVDTENARRQGTGEALLQKSDSDFIVHASGVKSRHVIEREGILDPARMTPRIPARPDDTLSLEAEFGIASARKALDHAGLEPSQIDLIICSASHHQRPYPAIAIEMQEALGTTGAGFDMGLGCSSAAAALHLAVNLVRSGAHKRILVTTPEIITGHLNFRDRQTHFIFGDASVSLVVEGLAQGDKRPGRFEVLDTRLWTQMSNNIRTNLGYHTRTAQDDPYMINLEGNLIKQVGNKVFKEVTVAGQKFIVEFLAEHGLTPQAVRRFWLHQANARMNAMILKLSFGHDVDHDRAPMVLERLGNTAGAGAIVALSENHADMKPGDFGLICAFGAGYSIGGALIRML; this comes from the coding sequence ATGCATCGCGTCATCATCAGCGGCATCGGCGCTGAAATTCCTGAATCTGTCATCACGAATGAAGAGCTGGTCGAGAGCTTCAACAGCTGGGTCGACACGGAGAACGCGCGCCGTCAGGGCACCGGCGAGGCGCTGTTGCAGAAGTCCGACAGCGACTTCATCGTCCATGCTTCGGGTGTGAAATCCCGTCATGTCATCGAGCGCGAAGGCATTCTCGACCCGGCGCGGATGACGCCGCGCATTCCGGCACGACCGGACGATACGTTGTCGCTGGAAGCCGAGTTCGGCATCGCCTCGGCCAGGAAGGCGCTCGATCATGCCGGACTTGAACCGTCCCAGATCGACCTGATCATCTGCTCGGCCTCGCACCACCAGCGTCCCTATCCGGCGATCGCCATCGAAATGCAGGAGGCGTTGGGCACCACCGGCGCCGGCTTCGACATGGGGCTTGGCTGTTCGTCCGCGGCGGCAGCGCTGCATCTGGCGGTCAATCTGGTGCGCTCGGGCGCGCACAAGCGCATCCTGGTGACCACGCCGGAGATCATCACCGGCCATCTCAATTTCCGCGACCGGCAGACGCATTTCATCTTCGGCGACGCCTCGGTTTCGTTGGTCGTGGAGGGGCTTGCCCAGGGCGACAAACGGCCAGGGCGTTTCGAGGTGCTGGACACGCGCCTCTGGACGCAGATGTCGAACAACATCCGCACCAATCTGGGCTACCACACCCGCACCGCCCAGGACGATCCCTATATGATCAACCTCGAAGGCAATCTCATCAAGCAGGTCGGCAACAAGGTGTTCAAGGAAGTCACTGTTGCCGGTCAGAAGTTCATCGTCGAATTCCTCGCCGAGCACGGGCTGACCCCTCAGGCCGTCCGACGCTTCTGGCTGCATCAGGCCAATGCGCGCATGAATGCGATGATCCTGAAACTGTCCTTCGGTCACGATGTCGATCACGACCGTGCGCCGATGGTGCTGGAGCGGTTGGGCAACACGGCGGGCGCCGGCGCCATCGTCGCGCTGTCGGAGAACCATGCCGACATGAAGCCCGGCGATTTCGGCTTGATCTGCGCCTTTGGCGCGGGGTATTCGATCGGTGGCGCGCTTATCCGAATGCTTTGA
- a CDS encoding methyltransferase family protein, with amino-acid sequence MRPVTAITLLWLIWAVSWGLAAFWADPVKRRAGFQAEMPYRAMLLFGAILFFIPAHGYVGRLRLWIPDRIEAWICVALIAAGLMFSWWARLHLGRLWSGTVTAKAEHHVVDTGPYGLVRHPIYTGLLLAILATMAAKGTVWGIAGAILLIIGIVMKARLEERFLRSELGTAYDNYARRIPMLVPFAPA; translated from the coding sequence ATGCGTCCGGTTACTGCAATCACATTGCTCTGGCTGATCTGGGCCGTTTCCTGGGGCTTGGCGGCATTCTGGGCCGACCCGGTCAAGCGACGCGCCGGCTTCCAGGCTGAAATGCCCTACCGGGCAATGCTGCTGTTCGGCGCGATCCTGTTCTTCATCCCGGCGCATGGCTATGTCGGGCGCCTGCGGCTGTGGATACCCGACAGGATCGAGGCATGGATTTGCGTGGCACTGATCGCGGCCGGCCTCATGTTCAGCTGGTGGGCGCGCCTGCATCTCGGCCGGCTCTGGTCAGGCACGGTGACGGCCAAGGCCGAGCACCACGTGGTCGACACCGGTCCCTATGGTCTGGTCCGCCACCCGATCTATACCGGGCTGCTGCTGGCGATCCTTGCCACCATGGCCGCCAAGGGCACCGTCTGGGGCATCGCCGGCGCCATCCTTCTCATCATCGGCATCGTCATGAAGGCCAGGCTGGAAGAACGCTTCCTGCGTAGCGAACTCGGAACGGCCTATGACAACTACGCAAGGCGCATTCCAATGCTGGTACCCTTTGCGCCAGCCTGA
- a CDS encoding glyoxalase/bleomycin resistance/extradiol dioxygenase family protein, whose product MRLSPSLFFTTNCEPALAFYEQCGLGRATILLRWGDNDMPVRTEAMRGKILHARFEGPGVLFHASDNDDAEPMKGSAMMLEFDDLAAMHAIFDRMAVGGRITVPLARQYWGTSFGLIVDAFGVQWMFSCSGD is encoded by the coding sequence ATGCGCCTCTCCCCTTCGCTGTTTTTCACCACCAATTGCGAGCCGGCACTGGCCTTCTACGAACAGTGCGGCCTTGGCCGGGCAACGATCCTGCTGCGCTGGGGCGACAACGACATGCCGGTGCGGACCGAAGCCATGCGCGGAAAGATCCTGCATGCGCGCTTCGAAGGTCCGGGCGTTCTGTTCCACGCCTCCGACAATGATGATGCGGAGCCGATGAAAGGCTCCGCAATGATGCTGGAGTTCGATGACCTTGCCGCTATGCACGCTATTTTCGATCGCATGGCGGTGGGCGGCCGGATCACCGTGCCCTTGGCGCGGCAGTACTGGGGAACCAGCTTCGGCTTAATCGTGGACGCTTTTGGCGTGCAGTGGATGTTCAGCTGTTCTGGCGACTGA
- a CDS encoding TetR/AcrR family transcriptional regulator: MDNLEKPRGGRPRAFDPDRALDAAMHLFWEHGYEATSLAMLREAMGLTPPQIYNAFTDKETLFRKALTRYHETEIGFALDALSAPVPTREAIRRLLLGAAEAYSRPGKPGGCLFVSGALAASPQAQAIADELKAYRKASEAAIAARLAKGRAAGDLPEALSVEGFAKYLAGVMNGMSIQARDGASVEELRLLAQTALAALPAEEQKRGM, encoded by the coding sequence ATGGATAATTTGGAAAAGCCGCGCGGCGGCCGGCCGCGTGCCTTCGATCCCGACCGGGCGCTGGATGCGGCGATGCATCTGTTCTGGGAGCATGGCTATGAGGCGACGTCGCTGGCCATGCTGCGCGAGGCGATGGGGCTGACGCCGCCGCAGATCTACAACGCCTTCACCGACAAGGAGACTTTGTTTCGCAAGGCGCTGACACGCTACCACGAAACGGAGATCGGCTTTGCGCTGGACGCGCTGAGCGCGCCAGTGCCGACGCGGGAGGCGATCCGGCGGTTGCTGCTGGGGGCGGCGGAGGCCTATTCCAGGCCTGGCAAGCCGGGCGGATGCCTGTTCGTCAGCGGTGCGTTGGCGGCCTCGCCGCAGGCGCAAGCCATTGCCGATGAACTCAAGGCCTATCGCAAGGCGAGCGAGGCGGCGATCGCGGCGCGGCTGGCCAAGGGGAGGGCGGCGGGCGATCTGCCGGAAGCCCTCTCCGTCGAAGGCTTCGCCAAATACCTGGCCGGCGTCATGAACGGCATGTCGATCCAGGCGCGGGACGGCGCGTCGGTCGAAGAGTTGCGCCTTTTGGCCCAAACCGCTCTTGCGGCCTTGCCGGCCGAAGAGCAAAAACGGGGAATGTGA
- a CDS encoding MOSC domain-containing protein gives MLDLFPEADKPVEIIPAKKLSARAATLYVAPADHFQTSPVEELRLGFDGISGDFHAGPTRRSGGREPWYPRGTEMRNERQLSIVATDELAIVAERMGLAEIKPEWIGANLVIEGVPNLSMLPAGTLLFFKGGVTLKVDAQNGPCRIAGRSIAENSGMADVEAGALLFPKVAKRLRGLVAWVEKPGTISVGEEISARVPEQWIYQA, from the coding sequence ATGCTGGATCTCTTTCCCGAGGCCGACAAGCCGGTCGAAATCATACCGGCGAAGAAGCTTTCCGCCCGTGCGGCAACGCTCTATGTCGCGCCGGCGGATCATTTCCAGACCAGCCCGGTGGAAGAATTGCGGCTGGGCTTCGACGGCATATCGGGTGATTTTCATGCCGGACCGACGCGCCGCTCGGGCGGGCGCGAACCCTGGTATCCGCGCGGCACCGAAATGCGCAACGAGCGGCAGCTGTCGATCGTGGCGACGGATGAACTGGCCATCGTCGCCGAGCGGATGGGCTTGGCGGAGATCAAGCCGGAATGGATCGGCGCCAATCTGGTGATCGAAGGTGTGCCAAACCTCTCCATGCTGCCGGCCGGCACGCTGCTGTTCTTCAAGGGCGGTGTGACCCTCAAGGTCGACGCACAGAACGGACCATGCCGCATCGCCGGGCGATCGATCGCTGAAAATTCTGGAATGGCCGACGTTGAAGCCGGCGCACTGCTCTTTCCCAAAGTAGCCAAACGGCTGCGTGGTCTCGTCGCCTGGGTCGAGAAGCCGGGAACGATCAGCGTCGGCGAAGAGATTTCGGCACGGGTGCCGGAGCAGTGGATCTATCAAGCCTAA
- a CDS encoding SDR family oxidoreductase, whose translation MTNKVWFITGSSKGFGRVWAEAALARGDRVAATARDAGTLADLVEKYGDNIAAIKLDVTDKKAVDAAVAEAHKRFGRLDVVINNAGYGHFGAIEEVSEQEARDQIETNVFGALWVTQAALPIMRAQRSGHIIQISSIGGVNAFASLGLYHASKWALEAFSQSLNIEVAEFGIHVTLVEPGGFSTDWSGASAKVSKPIEAYAPARAKMAERRANSVAGDPEATGPAMLAIVDAAEPPLRVFFGDGGLPMIRQEYANRLATWDKWDHVSVMAQGAKKNRKD comes from the coding sequence ATGACAAACAAGGTTTGGTTCATCACCGGATCGTCGAAGGGTTTTGGCCGCGTCTGGGCCGAGGCCGCGTTGGCGCGTGGCGACCGCGTTGCCGCGACCGCTCGTGACGCCGGCACGCTCGCCGATCTGGTCGAGAAATATGGCGACAACATCGCCGCGATAAAGCTGGACGTCACCGACAAGAAGGCCGTCGATGCCGCTGTCGCGGAAGCGCACAAGCGCTTTGGCCGGCTCGACGTCGTCATCAACAACGCCGGTTATGGCCATTTTGGCGCCATCGAGGAAGTCAGCGAACAGGAAGCCCGCGACCAGATCGAAACCAATGTGTTCGGCGCTCTGTGGGTGACCCAGGCCGCCCTGCCGATCATGCGGGCGCAGCGCTCCGGCCACATCATCCAGATCTCGTCGATCGGCGGCGTCAACGCCTTTGCCTCGCTCGGCCTCTACCATGCCTCGAAATGGGCGCTGGAAGCCTTCAGCCAGTCGCTCAACATCGAGGTCGCGGAATTCGGCATCCATGTCACGCTGGTCGAGCCCGGCGGCTTCTCGACAGACTGGTCCGGCGCCTCCGCCAAGGTCTCCAAGCCGATCGAGGCCTACGCGCCCGCCCGCGCCAAGATGGCCGAGCGCCGCGCCAATTCGGTCGCCGGCGATCCCGAGGCGACCGGCCCGGCAATGCTGGCCATTGTCGATGCGGCCGAGCCGCCGCTGCGCGTGTTCTTCGGCGATGGCGGCTTGCCGATGATCCGCCAGGAGTACGCCAACCGCCTCGCCACCTGGGACAAGTGGGACCACGTTTCCGTCATGGCGCAAGGCGCGAAGAAGAACCGCAAGGACTGA
- a CDS encoding D-amino acid aminotransferase, with protein MDRPTATQASKPLPVVSDRHVDPHSYPDGIAFLDGQYLPMSQAKVSVLDWGFLHSDATYDTVHVWNGRFFRLDLHLDRFFGGLEKLRMTIPFDRNGVAEILHNCVALSGHRAAYVEMLCTRGASPTFSRDPRQAINRFMAFAVPFGSVANAEQLQRGLRVAISDKVRIPPASIDPAIKNYHWLDLVRGLYDAYDRGAETALILDFNGNVAEGPGFNVFCVKDGRLSTPAIGVLPGITRRTVFDLCGEEGLVAAPADVSVGALKTADEVFITSTAGGIMPVTQIDGAAIADGKVGPITSRLTALYWQKHDDPAWSSQVNYP; from the coding sequence ATGGACCGGCCGACGGCAACACAGGCTTCAAAGCCACTGCCTGTGGTCAGTGATCGCCATGTCGACCCGCATTCCTATCCCGACGGCATCGCCTTCCTGGATGGCCAGTACCTGCCGATGTCGCAAGCCAAGGTGTCGGTGCTGGATTGGGGGTTCCTGCATTCCGACGCCACCTACGACACGGTGCATGTCTGGAACGGCCGCTTCTTCCGCCTCGATCTGCATCTCGACCGCTTCTTCGGCGGGCTGGAAAAGCTGCGCATGACGATCCCCTTCGACAGGAATGGCGTGGCCGAAATCCTGCACAATTGCGTAGCGCTGTCGGGCCATCGCGCCGCCTATGTCGAAATGCTGTGCACGCGCGGCGCCTCGCCGACCTTCAGCCGCGATCCGCGCCAGGCGATCAACCGCTTCATGGCCTTCGCCGTTCCGTTCGGCTCGGTCGCCAATGCCGAGCAGCTGCAGCGCGGCCTGCGTGTCGCCATCAGCGACAAGGTGCGCATCCCGCCGGCCTCGATCGACCCGGCGATCAAGAACTACCATTGGCTCGACCTGGTGCGCGGCCTCTACGACGCCTATGACCGCGGCGCCGAGACTGCGCTCATCCTCGACTTCAACGGCAATGTCGCCGAGGGCCCGGGTTTCAACGTCTTCTGCGTCAAGGACGGCAGACTGTCGACACCGGCCATCGGCGTGCTGCCCGGCATCACAAGGCGCACCGTCTTCGATCTCTGTGGCGAAGAAGGTCTTGTCGCTGCTCCCGCCGATGTCAGCGTCGGCGCGCTCAAGACGGCCGACGAAGTCTTCATCACCTCGACCGCCGGCGGTATCATGCCGGTGACGCAGATCGACGGCGCGGCGATCGCGGACGGCAAGGTCGGGCCGATCACCAGCCGGCTGACGGCGCTCTACTGGCAAAAGCACGACGATCCGGCGTGGTCGTCTCAGGTGAATTACCCCTGA
- a CDS encoding DUF2293 domain-containing protein — protein sequence MTAPTGRRRAIAKALTALLPLAPYADMEKIRTDAGAVHMKTLPPGIAVWLATIAHIRHMHTDYEKLLAEGYDRDSARFFVIEQTNIVLTRWRATRLLDADDEEE from the coding sequence ATGACAGCGCCGACCGGCCGCCGCCGCGCCATCGCCAAGGCGCTGACCGCCCTTCTGCCGCTGGCGCCCTATGCCGACATGGAGAAGATCCGCACCGACGCCGGTGCTGTTCACATGAAGACCTTGCCGCCGGGCATCGCGGTGTGGCTGGCGACGATCGCCCATATCCGCCACATGCACACCGATTACGAAAAGCTGCTCGCCGAGGGCTATGACCGCGACTCGGCGCGTTTCTTCGTCATCGAGCAGACCAACATCGTGCTCACCCGCTGGCGCGCGACACGCCTGCTCGACGCCGACGACGAAGAGGAATGA
- the tsaA gene encoding tRNA (N6-threonylcarbamoyladenosine(37)-N6)-methyltransferase TrmO, with the protein MTGPHEMFEAREGEQRLEQDPATMTADAGVVFIGRIASPWVTRENCPKNMRTARETGQPAVLTIDAPYRSGLQGLERASHVIILSWLHHAPRNLIVQKPRHAAEAKGVFGLRSPARPNPVGVHVARLVGLDIATGRIDIDAIDVLDGTPVIDIKPYFASTDAIAEATIEGREEPDRIRP; encoded by the coding sequence ATGACCGGGCCGCATGAGATGTTCGAGGCACGCGAAGGCGAGCAGCGGCTGGAACAGGATCCGGCAACGATGACGGCGGATGCTGGCGTCGTCTTCATCGGCCGCATCGCCTCGCCTTGGGTGACGCGGGAGAACTGCCCGAAGAACATGCGCACGGCCCGCGAGACCGGACAACCAGCGGTGCTGACCATCGACGCCCCCTATCGCAGCGGCCTGCAAGGCCTGGAGCGTGCCAGCCATGTCATCATCCTGTCCTGGCTGCATCACGCGCCGCGGAATCTAATTGTGCAAAAACCCCGCCATGCAGCTGAAGCAAAAGGCGTATTCGGTCTCCGCTCACCTGCCCGACCGAATCCGGTCGGCGTGCATGTGGCCAGGCTCGTCGGGTTGGACATTGCCACCGGGCGCATCGACATTGACGCCATCGACGTGCTCGACGGCACGCCGGTCATCGACATCAAGCCCTATTTCGCCTCGACCGATGCCATTGCCGAGGCGACCATTGAGGGGCGTGAGGAGCCCGATCGGATCCGGCCATGA
- a CDS encoding ArsR/SmtB family transcription factor: MHVSLDTMVDTLKAAAESSRLRILALLSRGDLTVSDLTEILGQSQPRVSRHLKLLLEAGLIGRYQEGSWAFFRLSDADSARDFVMGLISSIRGADPQVERDLERLASVKRKRQDRATEYFSVNAASWDHIRSLHVPDRAVEAAMLKLVGKRPFQSMLDLGTGTGRLLEIFSPLYRRGVGIDMSREMLTVARANLDKAGVSNAQVRQGDIFSPPVERDTFDLVTIHQVLHYLDDPARAIHEAARLLRPAGRLVIVDFAPHTLEFLRDEHAHVRLGFSDRQIGEWFAEAGLDLEDAQEFEPRGGNEARLTVKLWLGRDRRLLIADPANDSQQTKVNSIGEIA; this comes from the coding sequence ATGCATGTCTCGCTCGACACCATGGTGGATACGCTGAAGGCGGCGGCCGAATCCAGCCGCCTGCGCATATTGGCACTGTTGTCGCGCGGCGACCTCACCGTTTCCGATCTTACCGAAATTCTCGGCCAGTCGCAGCCGCGCGTCTCGCGGCACTTGAAGCTTTTGCTCGAGGCCGGGCTGATCGGCCGCTACCAGGAAGGATCGTGGGCGTTCTTCCGCCTGTCGGATGCCGATTCCGCGCGTGACTTCGTCATGGGGCTGATTTCCAGCATTCGCGGTGCCGATCCGCAGGTCGAGCGCGATCTCGAGCGGCTGGCCTCGGTCAAGCGCAAGCGCCAGGACCGGGCGACGGAGTATTTTTCCGTGAATGCGGCAAGTTGGGACCATATCCGCTCGCTGCACGTGCCGGACCGCGCGGTCGAGGCGGCGATGCTGAAGCTGGTCGGCAAGCGGCCATTCCAGTCGATGCTCGATCTCGGCACGGGCACCGGGCGGCTCTTGGAAATCTTCTCGCCGCTCTACCGGCGCGGCGTTGGCATCGACATGTCGCGCGAAATGCTGACCGTGGCGCGTGCCAATCTCGACAAGGCCGGCGTTTCGAATGCGCAGGTGCGGCAAGGCGATATCTTTTCGCCGCCGGTCGAGCGCGATACCTTCGATCTCGTCACCATCCACCAGGTGCTGCACTATCTCGATGATCCGGCCCGCGCCATCCACGAGGCGGCGCGGCTTTTGCGCCCGGCAGGCCGACTGGTCATCGTCGACTTCGCGCCGCACACGCTGGAATTCCTGCGCGACGAGCATGCGCATGTCAGGCTCGGCTTTTCCGACCGGCAGATCGGCGAGTGGTTCGCCGAGGCAGGCCTTGATCTCGAGGATGCCCAGGAATTCGAGCCGCGCGGCGGCAACGAGGCCAGGCTTACCGTAAAACTCTGGCTTGGCCGCGACCGGCGCCTGCTGATCGCCGATCCTGCCAATGACAGCCAGCAGACCAAAGTGAACTCGATAGGGGAAATCGCCTGA
- the metF gene encoding methylenetetrahydrofolate reductase [NAD(P)H], whose amino-acid sequence MNQFRFSRRPDIGEKIKVSFEFFPPKNDEMEARLWDAVTRLEPLKPKFVSVTYGAGGSTRERTARTIGRILNETSLTPAAHMTCVDAARHQVDAVIQEFADMGVKRFVALRGDPAAGVGTAYRPHPDGYANGAELVGALKEAGDFDISVSAYPEKHPESPDFATDIDMLKRKVDNGATRAITQFFFDNDLYERYVERARRAGIYIPIVPGILPVHNFTQVANFSARCGALVPAWLAERFDGLQNDPQTHALVASAVAAEQVLDLVERGVGDFHFYTMNRADLVFAVCHMIGIRSHEAEVAGSAAA is encoded by the coding sequence ATGAACCAGTTCCGCTTTTCCCGCCGCCCCGACATTGGCGAGAAGATCAAGGTTTCCTTCGAATTCTTCCCGCCCAAGAACGACGAGATGGAGGCGCGGCTGTGGGACGCCGTCACCCGGCTGGAGCCGCTGAAGCCGAAATTCGTCTCGGTGACCTATGGCGCCGGCGGCTCGACGCGTGAGCGCACGGCGCGCACCATTGGCCGCATCCTGAACGAGACCAGCCTGACGCCGGCCGCGCACATGACCTGCGTCGACGCCGCCCGCCATCAGGTCGACGCGGTGATCCAGGAATTCGCCGATATGGGCGTGAAGCGTTTCGTCGCCTTGCGCGGCGATCCGGCGGCCGGCGTCGGCACCGCCTATCGGCCGCATCCGGACGGCTATGCCAACGGCGCCGAGCTGGTGGGCGCGCTGAAAGAGGCCGGCGATTTCGACATCTCGGTCTCGGCCTATCCGGAGAAGCATCCTGAAAGCCCGGACTTCGCCACCGATATCGACATGCTGAAGCGCAAGGTCGACAATGGCGCGACGCGGGCGATCACCCAATTCTTCTTCGACAATGATCTCTACGAGCGCTATGTCGAGCGCGCGCGCCGGGCTGGCATCTACATCCCGATCGTGCCCGGCATTTTGCCGGTGCACAATTTCACCCAGGTCGCCAATTTCTCGGCACGCTGCGGCGCGCTGGTGCCGGCATGGCTGGCTGAGCGCTTCGACGGCCTGCAGAACGACCCGCAGACGCATGCGCTGGTGGCGTCCGCGGTGGCCGCCGAACAGGTTCTCGACCTGGTCGAGCGCGGGGTGGGCGATTTCCACTTCTACACGATGAACCGCGCCGACCTCGTCTTCGCCGTTTGCCACATGATCGGCATCCGCTCGCACGAGGCGGAGGTGGCCGGGTCCGCTGCTGCGTAA
- a CDS encoding DMT family transporter, translating into MAIAETSAPRGPMVLKDWGQLLLLGAIWGGSFFFARIAVAELHPLVLVLFRVAIAAIALQLYLAIRGPSFRLAFPHAGLFFLLAFTNNVVPFSLIFAGQTELGAGVASVLNATTPFWTLILANALTSDEKLSWNKLAGIGLGVAGTAVMIGPGLLAGLGGPVWAKFALIGASLSYGVALMIARRFKGVPSPVLATGQLTASTIIMIPVVLLAHGPAGLFSASPPVWAAVLALALLSTAFAYILYFNLVASAGVTNASLVTLIVPASAMLLGFLFLGERLELFEIGGVVLIALGLVTIDGRLFARR; encoded by the coding sequence ATGGCAATAGCCGAGACATCTGCGCCACGCGGGCCGATGGTGCTCAAGGACTGGGGACAGCTCCTGCTGCTTGGCGCGATCTGGGGTGGCTCGTTCTTCTTCGCCCGCATCGCGGTGGCGGAGCTTCATCCGCTGGTGCTGGTGCTGTTTCGCGTCGCCATCGCGGCAATCGCGCTGCAGCTGTATCTGGCCATTCGTGGCCCATCCTTCCGCCTTGCCTTTCCGCATGCCGGCCTGTTCTTCCTGCTGGCCTTCACCAACAATGTCGTCCCCTTCTCGCTGATCTTCGCTGGCCAGACTGAGCTTGGCGCCGGCGTCGCCTCGGTGCTCAACGCGACGACACCGTTCTGGACGCTGATCCTCGCCAATGCGCTGACATCGGATGAAAAACTGTCCTGGAACAAGCTCGCCGGCATCGGGCTCGGTGTCGCCGGCACCGCTGTCATGATCGGTCCCGGCCTGCTTGCCGGGCTCGGCGGCCCGGTCTGGGCGAAATTCGCGCTGATCGGCGCGTCTTTGTCCTATGGTGTCGCGCTGATGATCGCCCGCCGCTTCAAGGGTGTGCCCTCGCCGGTTCTCGCTACCGGACAGTTGACCGCTTCGACCATCATCATGATACCGGTCGTGCTGCTGGCGCACGGCCCCGCCGGCCTGTTTTCGGCCTCGCCCCCGGTCTGGGCGGCGGTGCTGGCGCTGGCGCTGCTGTCCACCGCCTTCGCCTATATCCTCTATTTCAACCTCGTCGCCTCGGCCGGCGTCACCAACGCCTCGCTGGTGACGCTCATCGTCCCGGCCAGCGCCATGCTGCTCGGCTTTCTGTTCCTCGGCGAGCGGCTGGAACTGTTCGAGATCGGCGGCGTGGTGCTGATCGCGCTGGGCCTCGTCACCATCGACGGGCGCTTGTTTGCAAGACGGTAG